The Listeria monocytogenes genome window below encodes:
- a CDS encoding decarboxylating cobalt-precorrin-6B (C(15))-methyltransferase gives MKDEVFIRGKVPMTKAEVRAASIDLLNLNEASKKLLDVGAGTGSVGLQVACNFPKIQVTAIERNPDAVDLIKQNQVKFGLENVAVTQAYAPIELPEKETFDAIFIGGSGGNLTDIIDWSLAYLNPGGSLVLNFILLENALTAMNHLEKLTVSELTMKQIQVSSWHKLGAGHYFEPQNPTVIIGCKKLEE, from the coding sequence TACCGATGACAAAAGCAGAAGTGCGAGCGGCAAGTATTGATTTACTTAACTTAAATGAGGCGTCAAAAAAATTGTTGGATGTTGGTGCGGGGACTGGGAGCGTTGGTCTTCAAGTTGCTTGTAATTTCCCGAAAATCCAAGTTACTGCGATTGAACGAAACCCAGATGCAGTGGATTTAATTAAACAAAATCAAGTGAAGTTTGGCTTAGAAAATGTAGCAGTTACCCAAGCATACGCACCAATTGAATTGCCTGAAAAGGAAACATTTGATGCTATTTTTATTGGTGGAAGTGGTGGCAATTTAACCGATATTATCGACTGGTCGTTGGCATATTTGAACCCGGGAGGCAGTTTGGTACTTAATTTCATTTTGCTTGAAAATGCGTTAACTGCAATGAACCATTTGGAAAAATTAACAGTGAGCGAATTAACGATGAAACAAATCCAAGTTTCGAGTTGGCATAAACTTGGAGCGGGTCATTATTTTGAACCACAAAACCCAACCGTGATTATCGGCTGCAAAAAACTAGAGGAGTGA
- a CDS encoding cobalt-precorrin-4 methyltransferase, with translation MAEVHFVGAGPGDKELITLKGYQLLKEADVVIYAGSLVNPELLDYCKPDCEIHNSASMNLIEIIDCMEAGVTAGKEVVRLQTGDFSIYGSIREQVEEMKKRSIPFTCTPGVSSFLGAASSFGVEYTVPEVSQSVIITRMAGRTPVPSRESLRSYAAHQTSMVIFLSVQGIRKVVSELIKGGYKPETPAAVIYKATWVEEKKVTGTLEDIAEKVTEAGITKTALIMVGDFLGEEFYYSKLYDKDFKHEYR, from the coding sequence ATGGCAGAAGTACATTTCGTCGGAGCAGGACCAGGAGATAAAGAGTTAATTACATTAAAAGGATATCAATTATTAAAAGAGGCGGATGTCGTTATTTATGCAGGGTCTCTCGTAAATCCGGAGTTGCTAGACTATTGTAAACCAGACTGCGAAATCCATAATAGTGCAAGTATGAATTTAATCGAAATCATCGACTGCATGGAAGCGGGTGTGACTGCTGGGAAAGAAGTGGTTCGTTTGCAAACCGGAGACTTTTCTATTTATGGTTCGATTCGTGAACAAGTCGAGGAAATGAAAAAACGTTCAATTCCCTTCACTTGTACGCCGGGTGTGAGTTCATTCCTCGGTGCTGCGAGCAGTTTTGGGGTGGAGTATACGGTTCCTGAAGTAAGTCAAAGTGTGATTATTACTCGAATGGCTGGTAGAACGCCAGTGCCATCGCGCGAATCACTCCGTTCCTACGCGGCTCACCAAACCTCGATGGTTATTTTCTTGTCTGTTCAAGGTATTAGAAAAGTCGTTTCAGAATTAATCAAAGGCGGTTATAAACCTGAAACCCCGGCAGCAGTCATTTACAAAGCGACTTGGGTGGAAGAAAAGAAAGTAACAGGCACGTTAGAAGATATCGCAGAAAAAGTGACAGAAGCTGGAATTACGAAAACGGCGCTTATTATGGTCGGTGATTTCCTTGGAGAAGAGTTTTATTATTCTAAGCTATACGACAAGGATTTTAAGCATGAATACAGATAA